From the Drechmeria coniospora strain ARSEF 6962 chromosome 02, whole genome shotgun sequence genome, the window CATCAGGGATGCGCATCTCGGTTGAGACAGATTTGCTGCCGAAACAAGTTTCATGCCATTCTCGAATCGGATTCGAGAGCTTGTCACGACAGGACAACAGATCACAACAGCAGCACAACAACGGTGGCGATGGATCCGGCGAGGTGACGTGCCTTCATAATACGCGACCTCGAACGAAAAACATGGCTGTTGGCAACAACACTTCGGCGGCAAACACGTTGCACTTCATCAATCTGATGAGGGGACACGGCTGGCAGAAACGAATTGCGATGAAAAGAGGACAATGCTCCTGTATTGTACTATCATGGTACCCATTGTCATCAGTAGCTAGTAGAGGCATCGCCCCTCTACCAAACCCATTCCTGTTCGCCCGTAAATGTCCGTGAATGCAGAAACCACCCAAGACCGCAACCTTCTTACTTGAGGGGGATGAAACGAGACGAATGTGTGGCACCGATACCGGGTCGACCGTGCTTGACGGGCTTGCTGCGAAGGGGTCAGGGTCTGTTCGTTGACGGCACAGGGTCAGTTGGGACACGTACTATGAGATAGAGAACTCGGCCAGGTAGTGGCCAACCATCTCCGGCTTGATCTCCACCTGGTTGAACTCCTTGCCGGAGTAAATGCCGATGACGCTGCCAATCATTTCGGGGACGACGATCATGTCACGGAGGTGAGTCTTGACGAGATCGGGCTTCTCGTTGGGCTT encodes:
- a CDS encoding Ribosomal protein S19/S15 — encoded protein: MADEYNAEEAAELKKRRAFRKFSYRGIDLDNLLDLSSDQLRDVVHARARRRINRGLKRRPMGLIKKLRKAKQEAKPNEKPDLVKTHLRDMIVVPEMIGSVIGIYSGKEFNQVEIKPEMVGHYLAEFSISYKPVKHGRPGIGATHSSRFIPLK